In Molothrus ater isolate BHLD 08-10-18 breed brown headed cowbird chromosome 19, BPBGC_Mater_1.1, whole genome shotgun sequence, a single genomic region encodes these proteins:
- the CDC42EP4 gene encoding cdc42 effector protein 4 — MPILKQLVSNSAHSKRRSRADLTAEMISAPLGDFRHTMHVGRAGDAFGDTSFLTSKAGEPVPEAGEEPGASKPGLLSRRFRSSKRSQSVTRGDRRDMLGSLRDSALFVKNAVSLPQLNEKDVDRSAGQLPKSLSSSPVKKPPEEGSPEEQQRPNGAAAGPLSPGLDEREFGDITDLPVGLAKGSAGLKHAESIMSFHIDLGPSMLGDVLSIMDKDQWEQDEDAEAEESHEEEEEEEEGEPAPPGSPLAAPPSQSPARGAGGRSPRDSSPVSSCPSERSPVPRPPSQRGGALKRPDKEFSFADEDDDEIRV, encoded by the coding sequence ATGCCCATCCTCAAGCAGCTCGTGTCCAACTCGGCGCACTCCAAGCGCCGCTCGCGGGCCGACCTGACGGCCGAGATGATCAGCGCTCCCTTGGGGGACTTCCGCCACACCATGCACGTGGGGCGCGCTGGGGACGCCTTCGGGGACACCTCCTTCCTCACCAGCAAGGCCGGGGAGCCGGTGCCGGAGGCGggagaggagcctggagccTCCAAGCCCGGCCTGCTGTCGCGGCGCTTCCGCAGCAGCAAGCGCTCGCAGTCGGTGACGCGCGGGGACCGGCGGGACATGCTGGGCTCGCTGCGCGACTCGGCGCTCTTCGTCAAGAACgccgtgtccctgccccagctcaaCGAGAAGGACGTGGACAGGAGCGCCGGGCAGCTGCCCAAGAGCCTCTCGTCCAGCCCCGTGAAGAAGCCGCCCGAGGAGGGGAGCCCCGAGGAGCAGCAGCGCCCCAacggggcggccgcggggccgctGAGCCCCGGCCTGGACGAGCGCGAGTTCGGGGACATCACGGACCTGCCCGTGGGGCTGGCCAAGGGCAGTGCGGGCTTGAAGCACGCCGAGTCCATCATGTCCTTCCACATCGACCTGGGGCCCTCCATGCTCGGGGACGTGCTGAGCATCATGGATAAGGATCAGTGGGAGCAGGACGAAGATGCCGAGGCGGAGGAGAGccacgaggaggaggaggaggaggaggaaggggagccTGCCCCGCCTGGCTCCCCGCTGGCGGCCCCGCCGAGCCAGAGCCCGGCCCGTGGCGCCGGTGGCcgcagccccagggacagcagcccgGTGTCCAGCTGCCCCTCGGAGcgcagccctgtccccaggccaccGAGCCAGCGGGGAGGGGCCCTGAAACGCCCTGACAAGGAGTTCTCGTTCGCCGACGAGGATGACGACGAGATCCGGGTATAA